The following are encoded in a window of Pontiella desulfatans genomic DNA:
- the coaD gene encoding pantetheine-phosphate adenylyltransferase: MNEAAVCAGTFDPITMGHLDVIERAARVFPRVVVGVATNPGKNPLFGLEERIELVKQSTAHLAGIEIDSFSGLLVDFAESKDVKVIVRGLRAFSDFEYEFQMALTNRKLRPKLETVFLMPKQDYSYVSSSNVREVAQLGGDTSLFVPPPVQAALKARFSAG; the protein is encoded by the coding sequence ATGAACGAAGCCGCCGTATGTGCCGGAACTTTCGATCCCATCACCATGGGACACCTCGACGTAATCGAGCGCGCGGCGCGTGTTTTCCCGCGCGTGGTGGTCGGGGTGGCGACCAATCCCGGCAAGAACCCGCTGTTCGGCCTGGAAGAGCGCATCGAGTTGGTGAAGCAATCGACCGCCCACCTTGCCGGAATTGAAATCGATAGCTTCAGCGGGTTGCTGGTTGATTTCGCCGAATCCAAGGATGTTAAGGTGATTGTCCGCGGCCTGCGTGCCTTTTCGGATTTCGAGTATGAATTCCAGATGGCGCTCACCAACCGGAAGCTCAGGCCGAAACTGGAGACCGTTTTCCTGATGCCGAAGCAGGACTATTCCTACGTCAGTTCCAGCAACGTCCGCGAAGTGGCCCAGCTGGGCGGCGACACGTCGTTGTTCGTGCCGCCGCCGGTGCAGGCCGCGCTGAAGGCGCGCTTCAGCGCAGGCTGA
- a CDS encoding metal ABC transporter permease, producing the protein MHDAMQCLYCQFPEALRAGLLISAVCAMLGVFVILKRAVFIGITLSEVATCGVAAAFLLGIPPFAGSLALVLAAVGALAIPFDNQRIPRDTLMGIIFIAASALAVLLVSKSGTGLMEVNAVLYGDLILASKKELAILFAVLVPALAGFLLFLRPSLYSFLDREAAKVLGIRTWIWETLFFLMLGAVISATSQIAGALLVFCYLVVCPATALVLSKRIKVVLALAPLLGMLATFLGMVVSFNYDLPTNQTICIIACILFVVGAGVKRLVSLSLR; encoded by the coding sequence ATGCATGACGCCATGCAATGCCTCTACTGCCAGTTTCCCGAAGCGCTGCGCGCCGGCCTGCTTATTTCCGCCGTCTGCGCCATGCTCGGCGTGTTCGTGATCCTCAAGCGCGCGGTGTTCATTGGCATCACGCTTTCGGAGGTGGCGACCTGCGGCGTGGCCGCCGCGTTCCTGCTGGGCATCCCGCCTTTTGCCGGCTCGCTGGCGCTGGTGCTTGCGGCCGTCGGCGCGCTCGCCATCCCGTTCGACAACCAGCGCATCCCGCGCGACACGCTGATGGGCATCATCTTCATCGCCGCCTCGGCGCTTGCGGTGCTGCTGGTTTCGAAAAGCGGCACCGGACTGATGGAGGTCAACGCGGTGCTGTATGGCGACCTGATCCTCGCCTCCAAAAAAGAGCTGGCCATCCTCTTCGCGGTACTGGTTCCCGCGCTGGCGGGATTCCTGCTGTTCCTGCGCCCCTCCCTCTACAGTTTCCTCGACCGCGAGGCGGCCAAGGTGCTCGGCATCAGGACATGGATTTGGGAAACGCTGTTTTTCCTGATGCTCGGCGCGGTGATTTCCGCCACGTCGCAGATTGCCGGCGCGCTGCTGGTGTTCTGCTATCTCGTCGTATGCCCGGCCACGGCGCTGGTGCTGAGCAAGCGCATCAAGGTGGTGCTGGCTCTCGCCCCGTTGCTCGGGATGCTGGCCACGTTCCTCGGAATGGTCGTTTCATTCAACTACGACCTGCCCACCAACCAAACCATCTGCATCATCGCCTGCATCCTGTTCGTGGTTGGCGCAGGCGTGAAGCGGCTGGTTTCGCTCAGCCTGCGCTGA
- a CDS encoding metal ABC transporter ATP-binding protein, producing MGGSIIVCKDVCVAYGRQEVLHNVNLEIPRGAFLPFIGCNGSGKTTLLRAILGLVPLRRGLIETPFDRAPAGYVPQHKVIDPLYPVSVRQIVEMGLYPRRRRFRRLDEEQRNASAAALEQLGLAEHAKKNFRELSGGMKQKTLIARALVSGSEVIVMDEPTSELDEQSENEVLSHLVELNAQRGITVLMVHHNRELVERFTHTMCRIQRGNAEIVSTGKGGGDNA from the coding sequence ATGGGTGGATCGATCATTGTTTGCAAGGATGTTTGCGTGGCCTATGGCCGGCAGGAGGTGCTGCACAACGTCAACCTCGAGATCCCGCGCGGCGCATTCCTGCCCTTCATCGGTTGCAACGGTTCGGGCAAGACCACCCTGCTGCGCGCCATCCTGGGATTGGTTCCGCTACGGCGGGGGCTGATTGAAACCCCGTTCGACCGGGCGCCGGCCGGCTATGTCCCGCAACATAAGGTGATCGATCCGCTCTACCCCGTGTCCGTCCGCCAGATTGTCGAGATGGGGCTCTATCCACGGCGGCGGCGCTTCCGCCGCCTCGACGAGGAGCAGCGCAACGCTTCCGCCGCCGCGCTCGAACAGCTCGGCCTCGCGGAACACGCGAAAAAAAACTTCCGGGAACTGTCGGGCGGCATGAAGCAGAAGACGCTGATCGCGCGGGCGCTCGTTAGCGGTTCGGAGGTTATCGTCATGGACGAACCGACCTCCGAACTCGATGAACAATCCGAAAACGAAGTGCTCAGCCACCTGGTCGAACTCAACGCGCAGCGCGGCATCACGGTCTTGATGGTTCACCACAACCGCGAGTTGGTGGAGCGGTTCACCCACACCATGTGCCGCATCCAGCGCGGCAACGCGGAGATCGTTTCGACCGGCAAAGGAGGTGGCGACAATGCATGA
- a CDS encoding metal ABC transporter substrate-binding protein, whose translation MFKKTRFPLLMLTLSTTAFAGQLKVVATTADLASIAREITGDLAKVDSICTGKQDPHHLQARPKYVMMARGADLWIRTGMELEVGWEMPVIDGSRNRGIRPGQPGHLDASAHIHKLEVPEASMLSRAMGDVHAQGNPHYLIDPENAKHVAADIAARLARLDPKNEEAYKANAVRFQQEVDRRMEDWKAKMEPFLGKPVVTYHKSWIYFCHRFGIRIAIELEPKPGIPPSPTHLTRVVQTVQAEKIGVILQEPWYSTKAADRVAEKTGARVVVAPTSTGGDPAATDYFSLIDLIVQRLAGE comes from the coding sequence ATGTTTAAGAAAACACGGTTCCCCCTACTGATGCTCACGCTTTCAACCACCGCGTTCGCCGGCCAGTTGAAGGTGGTTGCAACCACCGCCGACCTCGCTTCCATCGCCCGCGAAATTACGGGCGACCTGGCGAAGGTCGATTCGATCTGCACCGGGAAGCAGGATCCCCACCACCTGCAGGCGCGGCCGAAATATGTGATGATGGCGCGCGGCGCCGACCTGTGGATCCGCACCGGCATGGAACTGGAGGTCGGTTGGGAAATGCCGGTGATCGACGGGTCGCGCAACCGCGGGATCCGCCCCGGGCAACCCGGGCACCTCGACGCCTCGGCGCACATCCACAAGCTGGAGGTTCCGGAGGCGAGCATGCTTTCGCGCGCCATGGGCGACGTGCATGCGCAAGGCAACCCGCACTATCTGATCGATCCCGAGAACGCAAAGCATGTCGCCGCCGACATTGCCGCGCGCCTCGCCCGGCTCGACCCGAAGAACGAGGAGGCCTACAAGGCCAATGCGGTGCGCTTCCAGCAGGAGGTCGACCGCCGCATGGAAGACTGGAAGGCAAAAATGGAACCATTCCTCGGCAAGCCGGTCGTGACCTACCACAAGAGCTGGATCTACTTCTGCCACCGATTCGGTATCCGGATCGCGATCGAGCTGGAGCCAAAGCCGGGCATTCCGCCTAGCCCGACCCACCTCACCCGCGTGGTGCAAACGGTGCAGGCGGAAAAGATCGGCGTCATCCTGCAGGAGCCGTGGTACAGCACAAAGGCCGCCGACCGCGTGGCTGAAAAGACCGGTGCGCGCGTGGTCGTGGCGCCAACCTCCACCGGCGGCGATCCGGCGGCGACGGACTATTTCTCGCTGATCGACCTGATCGTGCAACGGCTGGCCGGGGAATAG
- a CDS encoding zinc-regulated TonB-dependent outer membrane receptor, translating to MKYPHSTAIVLAGTLLAFNASAQEEAETTVPTRNDSTSALSAFNPAVSAIVDMFYYYEDSEEGLSHMKGEMPGFGGHGHADEHDHEHGGKENGFNLNHIELTFSAEVDNYFKAMANVAVSEDGAEIEEAWGETTGLPWGFQAKAGKFYSDFGYINAQHSHEWDFSDQPLIHELSLGSHGLNDKGVQLSWLAPTPVFLLFGAEVFQGDNENMYVQEDAEELPDNDGPNLGVGWVKLAPFQFEKSELQLGLFGASGSQQEIHEEGGGTNYFDGVNWFAGADAVYKFDSGKPYGQGDAIVQAEYFYRNKDLDLQNGTGALTGAQDGYYLQGTYGILPRWRGGLRWEQVGLTNEEQEPGEAKEKFGESWRASAMLDFRPSEFSQIRFQVNNGDYDLGDEGIENVWEAYVQLTFSIGAHGAHNF from the coding sequence ATGAAATATCCCCATTCAACCGCCATCGTATTGGCGGGTACTTTACTGGCTTTTAACGCATCCGCCCAAGAAGAGGCGGAGACCACTGTACCCACAAGAAATGATTCCACCAGTGCGCTTAGCGCATTCAATCCGGCCGTTTCGGCCATCGTCGACATGTTTTACTACTACGAGGATTCCGAAGAGGGCCTCTCCCACATGAAGGGAGAGATGCCCGGCTTTGGTGGCCATGGACACGCCGACGAGCACGACCACGAACATGGTGGCAAGGAAAATGGCTTCAACCTGAACCATATCGAGCTGACCTTCTCTGCCGAAGTGGATAACTACTTTAAGGCAATGGCCAACGTTGCCGTTTCGGAAGATGGTGCCGAGATTGAAGAGGCCTGGGGGGAAACCACCGGGTTGCCGTGGGGCTTCCAGGCGAAGGCCGGTAAGTTCTACAGTGATTTTGGCTACATCAACGCTCAGCATTCGCACGAATGGGACTTCAGTGACCAACCGCTGATCCATGAGCTCTCCCTCGGCTCGCACGGCCTGAACGACAAAGGCGTCCAGTTGAGCTGGCTCGCACCGACCCCGGTTTTCCTGCTGTTCGGTGCAGAGGTCTTCCAGGGCGACAATGAAAACATGTATGTTCAGGAAGACGCCGAAGAACTGCCGGACAATGATGGCCCGAACCTGGGCGTGGGCTGGGTGAAACTCGCTCCGTTCCAATTTGAAAAGAGTGAACTCCAGCTTGGTCTGTTCGGGGCGTCCGGCAGCCAGCAGGAAATCCATGAAGAAGGCGGAGGAACAAACTACTTCGATGGCGTCAACTGGTTTGCCGGTGCCGATGCCGTCTACAAGTTTGATTCCGGCAAGCCCTACGGGCAGGGCGATGCCATCGTTCAGGCCGAATATTTCTATCGCAACAAGGATCTCGACCTTCAAAATGGAACGGGCGCTTTGACCGGTGCGCAAGATGGCTATTATCTGCAGGGAACCTATGGAATCCTGCCCCGCTGGCGGGGTGGTCTCCGATGGGAACAGGTGGGCCTGACGAACGAAGAACAGGAACCGGGAGAAGCAAAAGAAAAGTTCGGCGAAAGCTGGCGCGCATCGGCCATGCTTGACTTCCGCCCTTCGGAATTCTCCCAGATTCGCTTCCAGGTGAACAATGGGGACTACGATCTCGGCGACGAAGGGATTGAGAATGTTTGGGAAGCCTATGTTCAGCTGACGTTCTCCATCGGCGCCCACGGCGCCCACAACTTCTAG
- a CDS encoding DUF2946 family protein — translation MKSIRTFLSLLYLLLMVLLPWMHMPLHADVSEATTCASGCGHHETPADDSDEHDDCGLCNLAVVQAELPRVLLVPKALHVFSEGWKATPTSYSAQVSQPHQARAPPFRSV, via the coding sequence GTGAAATCAATCCGCACATTTTTAAGCCTGCTCTATCTGCTACTGATGGTCTTGCTGCCATGGATGCATATGCCCTTGCATGCAGACGTCAGCGAGGCTACCACCTGCGCGTCGGGTTGCGGACACCACGAAACGCCGGCCGATGATTCGGATGAACACGACGATTGCGGCCTTTGTAATCTGGCCGTTGTCCAGGCCGAACTTCCCCGGGTCTTACTTGTTCCGAAAGCACTTCACGTCTTTTCCGAGGGTTGGAAAGCCACCCCCACTTCCTATAGCGCGCAAGTTTCACAGCCGCACCAGGCGCGCGCCCCTCCGTTTAGGTCTGTTTAG
- a CDS encoding ABC transporter ATP-binding protein, which yields MSKVSLKNVYKIYADDVAVVNDFNLEIEDGEFLVLVGPSGCGKSTTLRMVAGLEEISKGDVRIGNRLVNDVPPKDRDIAMVFQNYALYPHMSVRDNMAFGLKLRKIKKNEINRRVEEAARILGLEDYLHRKPKALSGGQRQRVAMGRAIVREPAVFLFDEPLSNLDAKMRVEMRKEILQLHKRVATTMIYVTHDQIEAMTLGDRICIMRDGVIEQVGRPTAVFDSPASLFVARFIGTPPMNILAGVLVEEGGRIWFDGQTVRAPVAERQYGQVRGHLGKQVCLGLRPKAFWTAADRPDAETFFTGDVEVSELLGEETLVHLTSGEHRFTVSLDPHHTSSLGDAFTVVPDMERAHIFDAETEQNLTMTHS from the coding sequence ATGTCGAAAGTCAGCCTGAAGAACGTCTATAAGATCTATGCCGATGATGTGGCGGTGGTCAACGATTTCAATCTTGAGATCGAGGACGGCGAGTTTCTGGTGCTGGTGGGCCCGTCGGGTTGCGGCAAGTCCACGACCTTGCGCATGGTGGCCGGCCTGGAGGAAATCTCGAAGGGCGACGTGAGGATCGGGAACCGGCTGGTGAACGATGTGCCGCCGAAGGACCGCGACATTGCCATGGTCTTCCAGAACTATGCGCTCTATCCCCACATGAGCGTGCGCGACAACATGGCCTTCGGGCTCAAGCTGCGGAAGATCAAGAAGAACGAGATCAACCGGCGCGTCGAAGAGGCCGCCCGCATCCTGGGGCTGGAGGACTATCTCCACCGCAAGCCGAAGGCGCTCTCGGGGGGGCAGCGCCAGCGCGTGGCCATGGGCCGCGCGATTGTCCGCGAACCCGCCGTCTTCCTGTTCGATGAACCGCTTTCGAACCTCGATGCGAAGATGCGCGTCGAAATGCGCAAGGAAATCCTGCAACTGCATAAGCGCGTTGCAACGACCATGATCTATGTCACGCACGACCAGATCGAGGCCATGACACTCGGCGACCGCATCTGCATCATGCGCGACGGGGTGATTGAGCAGGTCGGCCGGCCGACGGCGGTTTTCGACTCGCCGGCGTCGCTGTTTGTTGCCCGGTTCATCGGCACGCCGCCCATGAACATCCTGGCAGGTGTGCTGGTCGAGGAAGGCGGGCGGATCTGGTTCGATGGCCAGACGGTCAGGGCGCCGGTCGCCGAACGGCAATATGGCCAGGTGCGCGGCCACCTTGGCAAGCAGGTGTGCCTGGGGCTGCGGCCCAAGGCGTTCTGGACCGCGGCCGATCGGCCAGATGCCGAAACCTTTTTTACGGGCGACGTGGAGGTTTCCGAGCTGTTGGGGGAAGAAACCCTGGTGCATCTTACCAGCGGCGAACACCGGTTCACCGTGAGCCTCGATCCGCATCATACCTCGTCGCTGGGCGACGCCTTCACCGTGGTGCCCGACATGGAGCGGGCCCACATCTTCGATGCGGAGACGGAACAAAACCTCACCATGACCCATAGTTAG